The Candidatus Nitrosoglobus terrae genome segment GATCAAATGGAGCACGAACGGGAATAAAAAATAAAGAAGTGTACTCTAATTTCCCTTCAACCCGGTTATGAATCCAAGCGAACGGATCATCGAAATCATGAGAAACGTGTTTATAGAATGCCTGATACTCTTCATCAGTAATCTCATTTTTAGGTAACGTCCAAAGGGCAGTGGCTTTGTTTACTTGTTCCCACTCTTCACCGCTTTCCTCCGTTTTATCGTCGCTATCTTCCTTTTTCATCTCAATGGGTAAGTTAATATGATCCGAGTACTGAGTAACAATGTGGCGTAAACGCCAACCATTTAAAAACTCATCTTCCCCTTCGCGTAAGTGCAAGATGATGGTCGTTCCACGGGATTTTTTCTCTAGATTCTCAATGGTATAATCCCCTTCACCCTTAGACTCCCAACGTACTCCATGCTCTGAGCCTAACCCAGCTCGGCGAGTCTCCAAAATGACCTTATCAGCGACAATAAAAGCAGAGTAAAAACCAACGCCAAACTGACCAATCAAGTGCATATCTTTAGTTTGGTCACCGGAGAGATTTTGCAAAAAAGACTGGGTGCCTGATTTGGCAATCGTGCCAATATTATCAATTACCTCTTGGCGTTCCATACCGATACCGTTATCCGTAATAGTGATAGTACGGCTATCTTTATCATAGCTAAGGCAAATACGTAGCGCATTATCATTTTCATAGAGAGCATCATCAGTTAAGGCTTCAAAACGCAACTTATCAGCTGCATCCGCTGCATTAGAGATCAGCTCCCGCAAAAAAATCTCCTTATTACTATATAAAGAATGAATCATAAGATTCAGTAACTGCTTAATCTCAGTTTGAAAACCAAGGGTTTCCTTCTGGTTTATTGCTGTCATAATATTTTGTTCTCCTTCAATGATATAAACTAGATTGGTATTAAATAGTTTAAGATAAGGGCAGTATTTACAGAATCAAGGGATAATTTCACATATCTCTTATAACCGAATGGAATGATATGCAAATTATCCACGCCATCATTATGAAATTATCTAGCCGCTAAAAGAGTATTAATTGTCATGAATAGTATCCATACCATATCCACTACCCCCTATCTTGATCAGCGCCCGGGTACTTCTGGCTTACGCAAGAAAGTCAAACATTTCCAACAGCTCCATTATTTGGAGAATTTTATTCAATCCCTCTTTGATTGCTTAGAGGGCATCGCCGGAAAAACCCTGATTCTAGGAGGAGATGGACGCTATTATAACCAAGAAGCTATCCAAATTATTCTTAAGATAGCGGCGGCTAATAAAATCGGCCGAGTCTTAGTTGGCCATCATGGTCTGTTTTCCACCCCAGCCGTTTCCTGTGTTATTCGTCACCGCAAAGCCTTTGGCGGCATTATTCTCTCTGCTAGCCATAATCCAGGAGGGATAAACGGTGATTTTGGAGTGAAATATAATACCAGCCATGGCGGGCCAGCCCCTGAATCTGTCACCGAGGCTATTTACGCCCGGAGTAAAAAAATTGACCGATATTTTATTCTAAAAGCTGACGATATACCCTTAGATACGCTAGGGACTCATCATCTTAATGAGACGGTAGTTGAGGTCATTAACCCAATTACCGATTGGGCAGCATTAATGGAAAGCCTATTTGATTTCTCTAAAATCAAGGCTTTATTTGATACTGGGGCTTTCCATATGTATTTTGATGCTATGAATGCCATTACTGGCCCTTATGCCAAGGAGATTCTGGAACACCGCCTAGGTGCAGGCCCCAACACTGTTCTCAATGGCGATCCTCTGCCAGATTTTGGTGGCGGCCATCCTGATCCAAACCTAGTTTATGGAAAATCCCTGGTCACGAAAATGTATCGAGCGAATGCGCCAAGTCTGGGAGCGGCCTCTGATGGGGATGGAGACCGTAACATGATTTTAGGCAAGCGTTTCTTCGTCACTCCTTCGGATAATTTGGCTATTTTAGCTGCCCATGCTCATACTATTCCTGGTTATCGATCAGGATTAGCCGGCATCGCCCGCTCTATGCCTACGAGCCAAGCCGCTGATCGGGTTGCTAAAGCGCTGGAAATTGAATGTTTTGAAACCCCTACTGGATGGAAATTTTTTGGTAATCTACTGGATGCCGGTAAAGCAACCCTGTGCGGTGAAGAAAGTTTTGGCGCTGGATCTAATCACCTGCGGGAGAAAGACGGATTATGGTCAGTCTTATTTTGGCTTAATATTCTCGCAACACAACGCCAGTCTGTAGAAGCTATCGTTCGGAAACACTGGGCTAAGTATGGTCGTAATTTTTACTCTCGCCATGATTATGAGAATCTCCCCTCTGATCAAACGCAACAGCTCATAGAAGATCTACGCCAGCAACTTCCCAACCTTATAGGCAAACAATTTAACCAACACCAAATAACCCTCGCTGACGACTTTAGCTATCACGATCCGGTTGATCAGAGCATTACCTCTGGGCAAGGAATTCGCCTGTGTTTTGAAGATGGATCTCGGATCATTTATCGTCTTTCTGGCACCGGAACTGAGGGCGCTACCCTACGAGTCTATTTGGAAAGATTTGAGCCCGATCCTAATCAACACGGATTAGAGACGCAAATAGCCCTTAGCGATCTGATTCAACTAGCGAATCACTTAGCTCAAATTAAGCAGAAAACACACCGAATAGAGCCTACGGTAATCACTTAATTAAACCTTATCCTCATTGGATAAAAGTAAAGACTAAATTTGATATGAAACGCTGTAAGCAAGCTCCATGGGGAAATTATAATCTGCCAGTTAACCTTGTAAGATTTAAGGTAGCACAATGAAAACAATAAGCCCTAAAGCCCTTATTTTAACAGTGCTTATATTCACCCCCTTACTCCAAGCGCAAACTACTACACCTCAACCTAATCCACTCAGCCCCTCTATTAATTCATCTCGATCTCCCACCTTCCATAGTACTATCCTCGAAAGTGGCCTCTGGTGGAGTCCCCAAGATTCAGGTACCAGTTATAGTATTACTACACAAAATAATGTGCTGTTTATGGTTGTTAATACTTATGATCAAAGTGGTAACCCTACTTGGTTTACCGGATCGACTCAAATCCCTGCTTATTCAAAAGAACCAGATGGGAGTAA includes the following:
- a CDS encoding alpha-D-glucose phosphate-specific phosphoglucomutase → MNSIHTISTTPYLDQRPGTSGLRKKVKHFQQLHYLENFIQSLFDCLEGIAGKTLILGGDGRYYNQEAIQIILKIAAANKIGRVLVGHHGLFSTPAVSCVIRHRKAFGGIILSASHNPGGINGDFGVKYNTSHGGPAPESVTEAIYARSKKIDRYFILKADDIPLDTLGTHHLNETVVEVINPITDWAALMESLFDFSKIKALFDTGAFHMYFDAMNAITGPYAKEILEHRLGAGPNTVLNGDPLPDFGGGHPDPNLVYGKSLVTKMYRANAPSLGAASDGDGDRNMILGKRFFVTPSDNLAILAAHAHTIPGYRSGLAGIARSMPTSQAADRVAKALEIECFETPTGWKFFGNLLDAGKATLCGEESFGAGSNHLREKDGLWSVLFWLNILATQRQSVEAIVRKHWAKYGRNFYSRHDYENLPSDQTQQLIEDLRQQLPNLIGKQFNQHQITLADDFSYHDPVDQSITSGQGIRLCFEDGSRIIYRLSGTGTEGATLRVYLERFEPDPNQHGLETQIALSDLIQLANHLAQIKQKTHRIEPTVIT